A region of the Pantoea alfalfae genome:
CGCGCAACGGCCTCATCCAGCAGCGCGCGGGTACAGCCAAAATTGAGCCGGACAAACTGGTCATTGCCAAACTCGCGACCGGCGGTTAAGCCGAGTCCGTGCTTCTCAAAATAGAGGGCAGGACTGGCCACACCCAGCGCACTGGCGTCGATCCAGGCCAGGTAGGTCGCTTCCGGCGCGGCGACGGACAGACCGGTCATTTTATTAACCTGTGAGACCAGCCAGTCACGATTACTTCGCAGGTAGGTATTCTGCGCCTGCAGCCAGGGTTCACCTTCGCGCCATGCCGCTGCCGCGGCGGTGAGCGCCAGAATATCCACATCCGGCACAATACCGCGTCGCATTCGGTTAAAGCGCGCACGCAGTTCAGCATCAGGGATAATGGCAATGGACGCACCCAGACCAGCAATATTAAAGCTCTTGGAGGGTGACATCAGTGTCACACTGCGCTGAGCGGCATCTTCACTCAGCGACGCAAACGGAATGTGTTTAGCGCCCGGTTCCAGCAGCAGATCGCTGTGGATCTCGTCTGAACAGACGATAAGATCGTGCTTATGCGCAAATTCCAGCTGCGCCTGCAGTTCGTCGCGCCGATAAACGGTGCCGCCCGGGTTCTGCGGATTACACAGCATTAACAGCCGCTCTTTGCTGGTGAACTGATCTTCAGCCGCATCCATATCCAGCACCCAGCGTCCCTGTTTCAGCGTCAGCGGCAGATTGAGCTGACCCCGTTCTGCCAGTTTTGCCGAACCGCGAAACGGTGGATAGATTGGCGTAGGGGCAATCGTCAGCTCGTCCGGCGCGGTAAACGCACGCACGGCGAGATTAAGCCCGCTCACGACACCCGGCAACACCACAATCCACTCCGGATTAACGTGCCACTGATAGCGTGAGGCGAGCCACGCTATCGCACTGTCAATAAACGCCACCGGCGTATCACCATAACCAAAAATCCCATGCACGGCGCGGGTCTTAATTGCCTCGATGACGCAGTCAGGGGATCGGAAATCCGTATCTGCCACCCACAACGGCAGAATGTCCTGGTCCGCATATTTGTTCCATTTAAGGCTATCGCTGTGACGACGGTCTATCCGTTGGTCGAAATTGAATGCCATAGTTAACTTTCCCGGTAAACTCATTCCAGCAGCCAGACTAACTGATGAATCTGCCTTGAACCAGAGTCATGTAAAGGAGAAGAGAATGACCACACTGGAAATTTGCTGCTATGGCGTGGATTGCGCCGTGACCGCACAACAGGCGGGCGCTGATCGGGTTGAACTTTGTGCCGCACCGCGCGAAGGCGGCCTGACCCCGTCTGCGGGGATGCTGAATGCCGCCCGGCGCGAGGTTTCGATTCCGGTTCATCCTATTGTCCGGCCACGGGGTGGCGATTTTTGTTACACCGCACGTGAATTCGAGGCGATGAAATCGGATGTGGCGTTAATTCGTGAACTCGGTTTTCCCGGTCTGGTGATTGGGATGCTGGATGAAGACGCCCATATTCATCAGGGGCAGATGCGACAGATTATGGCGCTGTGTGACGGTCTGGCGGTGACCTTCCATCGCGCCTTCGATCTCTGTCACAGCCCTAAGCGCGCACTGGAAGCGTTAACGGATTTGGGTGTAGCGCGCATTCTGACATCCGGTCAGCAGCAGAGCGCTGAAAACGGAATTGCATTACTTCGGGAACTAAATGAGACCAGTACCGGTCCTATTATTATGGCAGGTGCGGGCGTGCGTCTCAGCAACCTGCAAAAGTTTCTCGACATGGGGATTGATGAAGTCCATAGCTCGGCCAGTCGCCTGACGGCGTCACCGATGCGCTACCGCAAAGCGGGTGTCTCCATGTGTTCTGAAGCCGAAACCGATGAGTTCAGCCGCTACTGCGTAGACGGCGATGTGGTTGAGGCGATGAAAAGCGTGATGCAGATGAGCACCGTTCGGGTTGCCTGAACCACAACAGATTTTGCCGCGCAGCACGCCGATCATTGACGTGGTGTTTGCAAGTACCAAACCCCAGTACAGCTTGCTGGGGTTCTTTTTGTGTAAAACACGCTCCGTTTGCCGTGACAGCGTTTCGTCCGGTTCAGTTAAAATGCCTGCCTTTTACTAACTAATTAATGTCATCCAGGAATTTAAGGCCTGACGGCATCCTTAACATGCGCTTTATCCGTTACGCTGGCGCCTTGTCGCATTTTCGATGTTTAAAAGGCGATGCTGGCTTAAATCATCGCCGCTGTTCATCTCCACAGCGTTTACACTGAAAGCAACGTCGCCTGGAATTTACCCTATGAAACGCAATCAGATTCTTACTTTAAGCCTGATACTGACCGCTAGTACTGGAAGCGCTGCGGCCAGCGTATGTGGGCCAGACAACACCGCCGTTTCCAGCAGTAATACCCTGATTTTGCTTGGCGGAAATGCGAAAGGCGCGGTGAAGCAGGTGATTGCAGGTGAATTTGGTAAAGATGTGAATTCGCAAAAGCGGGTGCTGGGACAGTTTGACGCCTGCGGCAATCTGACGGTGGCTGACGTCAGCTACGACAAAAGTGAACGCAACGTGATCCTCAGCATGGAGCAACACATCGCCCGGGTACAGGACGGCTGGGTGGCGGAATATGCGTATCTGGTAAAAGTGCTGAAAGAGGGCAGGGAAGTCGTGGTTGATAACCGGCAGGGAACGATTAACTGGCAGAAAGGCCAGCGTGGCACTATCACCAGCGCTTCCGACAGATTTACCAGCATGGGTAAAAGCGGCTTTACCGACACCACCTATCGGTATGATCGCCAGCTACGACTGGAGAAGAGTGTGGCACGTGGCAGCGATCCGCTGACCAACGGCGAGTTCCACTACCACTGGAACCCAAAAGGTCTGGTGACGCGCACCACCTCTGCCCGGGGGACCGACGAATACACCTACGATCACCAGTGGCGTGAAGTGCGGCTCAACGGCACTGCGACCACACCGCTTAGCACTATCCGGTCGGTCGATGAGTGTCAGTCCTGGGATGAGGTTGGCAACTGTACACTGAGCTATCTGCATGAAACCGAAATCTTTACGCGTGGCACCATTGAGCGCCATCTCAGTTCCGCCTACAAATATGAGTACTGGGACCAGCCTGCGGCAGAAGAGTAACAGGCGATCGGATGATCGCCTGTTGGCGGCTTATTTCACCATCTGACTAAAGGCATCCAGCGCCAGCAGGGCGTTGGCGATATCTTCCGGTGACAGATGAGGGTTGAGGTTTTTCAGCGTATCGCCCTCACTGTTCGCCAATGCCCCCACTTTCACCAGATTTTCCCAGCTTTCATTTTCCAGATGCATTTCACGCAACGTGGTCGGCATGTTGATGCTGCGATAGAAACGAATATAGCGCGCAATTTCCTCATCCGACCGCTGCTCAAGCACCATCTGCGTCAGTGTGCCGTAGGCGACTTTCTCGCCGTGGGTGAGATGATGGATATCGCCATCGATGGCGGTAAAACCATTGTGAATAGCGTGGGCGGCTGCCAGCCCGCCGTTTTCAAAGCCCAGCCCTGAAAGCAGCGTGTTCGCCTCAACCACCGCTTCCACTGCGGGCGTGACCCGTTTTTCGGTAACGGCGATGTATGCGCTGTATCCCCACTTAAGCAGTGTTTCTTCGCAGGCGCGGGCAATCGCCAGTCCGGCAAGGGTCGGATCGCCGCTGACCATCGATTTCGCATGGGAGCGCGCCACTGCCTGCGCTTCAACCCAGGTGGCCAGACCATCGGCAATGCCGGAGGCAAAGAGCCGCGCAGGTGCACTGGCGCAGACTGCCGTATCGACCAGCACCAAATCGGGATTTTTGCTGTAGAAGCGATAGCTCTCAAATACGCCGCTGTCAGAGTAGATGACTGATAGCGCACTACAGGGGGCATCGGTGGAGGCAATGGTCGGCACGATGGCCACCGGCTGTTTAAGTTCGTCCGCCACCGCCTTAACCGTGTCCAGCGTTTTGCCGCCGCCCAGCCCGACAATCACGTTACAGCCCTGGCTCTTCGCCAGCGCACTGAGACGGGTGATCTCATTACTGGATGCCTCGCCGTTAAACTGCTGCCAGCTGAATTTCACCCCGGCGGACTGCAATGTCTGTTGTGTGCGTTCGCCAATCAGCTTCCAGACAACGTCATCCGCCACCAGAAAGGCCTGATCGCCCAGTTCAGTCAGGTACGTTCCCAGCTCATCCAGCACACCTGCGCCCTGCACATATTTACGGGGTGATGAAAAAATAAATTTACTCATAATCACATCTCCTTAAAATGAATGGTTCGACCCGATCCAGCCTGGCACAATCCACTCAGAGTGGCAGTCGATTCCGCGCATGACTGCTCCATGGGCTGTTAAGCTGCCTGAACACCCCTTGCCGGGAGAAATAACGGAGAATCGTCATGAGCGCCACGCTCTTTTCATTTCTGTTTGCGATAACTATTCTGACACTCACACCTGGATTTGATACCGCGCTGGTGCTGCGAACCGCCATTGCACAGGGCTGGCAACGCGCCTGGGCGACAGCCCTTGGCGTAACGCTGGGTTGTCTGCTTTGGGGGATCGCAGTTGGGCTGGGGCTGGGCGCGCTGCTGATGGCCTCTGAAATCGCCTATAACCTGCTAAAGTGGATCGGTGCAGGCTGGCTGCTCTGTCTGGGCATAAAGCTGCTGCTTAAGCCGCGTCAGCAATCCGTGGGGACAGCTGAACAGCCTGCACATCAGCAGGGCTATCTGGCCTGCTTCAGTCGGGGATTAATGGGAAATCTGCTGAATCCGAAAATTGGCGTGTTTTACGTCACTTTTCTGCCACAGTTCATTCCGGCGGGGGCGTCCGTGACGCTCTGGTGCACACTGATGGCACTGGCGCACATGCTACTGGGGCTGTTCTGGAATGCGGTACTGATTGGCGGCAGCCACTATTTCGCCAGCCATCTGCGAAAACCGACGGTGCTGAAGGGGATGGATCGTCTGACCGGCTGTGTATTTATTGGATTTGCGGCGAAACTGGCGTTGTCTCGCCGCTAGGGTATTAAGGTTTGGTGGCGACCAGAACGGCGCGCAGAGGCGCCGGATAGCCTTCAACCGTTTTGCTGGGATCATCAGGGTCGAGGAATTCAGCCAGCGACTCGCTGGTCATCCAGTCGGTACGGCGCTGCTCTTCGGTGGTGGTCAGAGCAAAATCGACAATCCGCACATCGACAAAGCCGCTTTTCTCCAGCCAGCTTTTCAGCGCTTTCGCTGAAGGGATAAAGAACACATTGCGCATCTGTGCATAGCGTTCACCGGGCACCAGCACCTGATTCACATCGCCTTCAATCACCAGCGTTTCCAGCACCAGCTCGCCTCCGCTCACCAGCTGATTTTTTAGTTGTAGCAAGTGATCCAGCGGCGAACGACGGTGATAGAGAACACCCATCGAAAATACAGTATCAAACGCCTGTAACGCTGGGAGTTGCTCAATGCCCAGCGGCAGCATATGCGCACGGCGATCGTCATTCAGCAGCTTACGCACTGCTTCGAACTGCACCAGGAACAGCTGCATCGGATCGATGCCGACCACCAGGTGTGCGCCTGCGCCAATCATCCGCCACATGTGGTAACCGCTGCCACAGCCGACATCCAGTACTGTGCGGCCCGCCAGCGGGGAGATGTGCGGTATCACGCGTTCCCACTTCCAGTCAGATCGCCATTCTGTGTTGATGTGGGTGCCATAGAGGAAATAAGGCCCTTTGCGCCACGGCATCAGGTTACGCAGTAATTTCTCAATCCCCTCACGATGGCGGTCGCTGATGTCATCGCGGTCGGCGGTGACGCTGTGCAGCAGGTCCAGTTTTTGCGGTTCCAGCAGCGGCAGATACTCCAGCGACTTGTACCAGTCACGAAAGTGCCCGTGCAGGTTTTCACGCTGCCACTCACTGATTTGCGCCGGTAAGACTTCCAGCCACTTCGCCAGCGGGCCCACTGCAATTTGCTGATAAAAACGGCCAAAGTCGATCATTTCAACGCCACCAGAGATCCAAAATTAAAGCACTGGAACCAGAGTTCGGCGTGCGAGAACCCGGCCTGTTTCAGGCGGGCTTTATGCGCTTCAACGCTGTCAGTCAGCATCACATTTTCCAGCATGCTGCGTTTCTGGCTGATTTCCAGTTCGCTGTAGCCGTTGGCGCGCTTGAAGTCGTGATGCATGTTAAACAGCAGCTCACCGACCTCGGCATCTTCAAAGCTGAACTTCTCCGACAGCACCAGCGCGCCGCCGGGTTTCAGTCCCTGCCAGATCTTTTCCAGCAGCGCCAGACGCGCAGGCGGCTCAAGAAACTGCAGCGTGAAGTTGAGTACCACCAGCGAGGCGTTTTCAATCTCAATGTCGCGGATATCCGCTTCCAGCACCGTGACCGGTGTGTCCGCGCGAAACGCATCAAGATGGCGACGACAGCGCTCCACCATCGCCGGGGAGTTATCCAC
Encoded here:
- a CDS encoding MalY/PatB family protein → MAFNFDQRIDRRHSDSLKWNKYADQDILPLWVADTDFRSPDCVIEAIKTRAVHGIFGYGDTPVAFIDSAIAWLASRYQWHVNPEWIVVLPGVVSGLNLAVRAFTAPDELTIAPTPIYPPFRGSAKLAERGQLNLPLTLKQGRWVLDMDAAEDQFTSKERLLMLCNPQNPGGTVYRRDELQAQLEFAHKHDLIVCSDEIHSDLLLEPGAKHIPFASLSEDAAQRSVTLMSPSKSFNIAGLGASIAIIPDAELRARFNRMRRGIVPDVDILALTAAAAAWREGEPWLQAQNTYLRSNRDWLVSQVNKMTGLSVAAPEATYLAWIDASALGVASPALYFEKHGLGLTAGREFGNDQFVRLNFGCTRALLDEAVARLKRAVAARI
- the cutC gene encoding copper homeostasis protein CutC, which encodes MTTLEICCYGVDCAVTAQQAGADRVELCAAPREGGLTPSAGMLNAARREVSIPVHPIVRPRGGDFCYTAREFEAMKSDVALIRELGFPGLVIGMLDEDAHIHQGQMRQIMALCDGLAVTFHRAFDLCHSPKRALEALTDLGVARILTSGQQQSAENGIALLRELNETSTGPIIMAGAGVRLSNLQKFLDMGIDEVHSSASRLTASPMRYRKAGVSMCSEAETDEFSRYCVDGDVVEAMKSVMQMSTVRVA
- a CDS encoding glycerol dehydrogenase — its product is MSKFIFSSPRKYVQGAGVLDELGTYLTELGDQAFLVADDVVWKLIGERTQQTLQSAGVKFSWQQFNGEASSNEITRLSALAKSQGCNVIVGLGGGKTLDTVKAVADELKQPVAIVPTIASTDAPCSALSVIYSDSGVFESYRFYSKNPDLVLVDTAVCASAPARLFASGIADGLATWVEAQAVARSHAKSMVSGDPTLAGLAIARACEETLLKWGYSAYIAVTEKRVTPAVEAVVEANTLLSGLGFENGGLAAAHAIHNGFTAIDGDIHHLTHGEKVAYGTLTQMVLEQRSDEEIARYIRFYRSINMPTTLREMHLENESWENLVKVGALANSEGDTLKNLNPHLSPEDIANALLALDAFSQMVK
- a CDS encoding LysE family translocator — encoded protein: MSATLFSFLFAITILTLTPGFDTALVLRTAIAQGWQRAWATALGVTLGCLLWGIAVGLGLGALLMASEIAYNLLKWIGAGWLLCLGIKLLLKPRQQSVGTAEQPAHQQGYLACFSRGLMGNLLNPKIGVFYVTFLPQFIPAGASVTLWCTLMALAHMLLGLFWNAVLIGGSHYFASHLRKPTVLKGMDRLTGCVFIGFAAKLALSRR
- the cmoB gene encoding tRNA 5-methoxyuridine(34)/uridine 5-oxyacetic acid(34) synthase CmoB; translated protein: MIDFGRFYQQIAVGPLAKWLEVLPAQISEWQRENLHGHFRDWYKSLEYLPLLEPQKLDLLHSVTADRDDISDRHREGIEKLLRNLMPWRKGPYFLYGTHINTEWRSDWKWERVIPHISPLAGRTVLDVGCGSGYHMWRMIGAGAHLVVGIDPMQLFLVQFEAVRKLLNDDRRAHMLPLGIEQLPALQAFDTVFSMGVLYHRRSPLDHLLQLKNQLVSGGELVLETLVIEGDVNQVLVPGERYAQMRNVFFIPSAKALKSWLEKSGFVDVRIVDFALTTTEEQRRTDWMTSESLAEFLDPDDPSKTVEGYPAPLRAVLVATKP
- the cmoA gene encoding carboxy-S-adenosyl-L-methionine synthase CmoA, whose amino-acid sequence is MSDRDQLFSAPIAKLGDWTFDERVAEVFPDMIQRSVPGYSNIISMIGMLAERFVTPDSRVYDLGCSLGAATLSVRRNIHVPGCQIIAVDNSPAMVERCRRHLDAFRADTPVTVLEADIRDIEIENASLVVLNFTLQFLEPPARLALLEKIWQGLKPGGALVLSEKFSFEDAEVGELLFNMHHDFKRANGYSELEISQKRSMLENVMLTDSVEAHKARLKQAGFSHAELWFQCFNFGSLVALK